Proteins from a genomic interval of Gadus macrocephalus chromosome 2, ASM3116895v1:
- the prmt1 gene encoding protein arginine N-methyltransferase 1 isoform X2 produces MAETTDRMEGEAEGSAEKPAVKPAAEDMTSKDYYFDSYAHFGIHEEMLKDEVRTLTYRNSMFHNKHLFKDKVVLDVGSGTGILCMFAAKAGAKQVIGIECSSISDYATKIVKANKLDHIVTIIKGKVEEVELPVEKVDIIISEWMGYCLFYESMLNTVIYARDKWLTPDGMIFPDRATLYVTAIEDRQYKDYKIHWWENVYGFDMSCIKEVAIKEPLVDVVDPKQLVSSACLIKEVDIYTVKIDDLSFASPFCLQVKRNDYVHALVTYFNIEFTRCHKRTGFSTSPESPYTHWKQTVFYLDDYLTVKTGEEIFGTINMKPNSKNNRDLDFNVEIDFKGQLCEVSKTSEYRMR; encoded by the exons ATGGCGGAGACGACTGACAGAATGGAG ggggaggcggagggctCGGCAGAGAAGCCGGCAGTTAAGCCGGCAGCTGAAGATATGACTTCAAAGGATTACTACTTTGATTCCTATGCCCACTTTGGTATCCACGAG GAAATGCTGAAGGACGAGGTGCGCACTCTCACCTACCGCAACTCAATGTTCCACAACAAGCACCTCTTCAAGGACAAGGTGGTGCTGGATGTGGGCAGTGGTACTGGCATCCTTTGTATGTTTGCTGCCAAGGCTGGAGCCAAGCAAGTCATTGGG ATTGAGTGCAGTAGCATTTCTGACTATGCCACGAAGATCGTCAAGGCTAACAAGCTTGACCACA TCGTGACGATCATCAaagggaaggtggaggaggtggaactTCCAGTAGAGAAGGTCGACATCATCATCTCAGAGTGGATGGGCTACTGCCTCTTCTATGAGTCTATGCTGAACACCGTCATCTATGCCAGAGACAAGTGGCTG ACACCAGACGGCATGATCTTCCCCGACCGGGCCACTCTCTACGTCACCGCCATCGAAGACAGGCAGTATAAGGACTACAAAATCCACT GGTGGGAGAACGTGTACGGATTCGATATGTCGTGCATCAAAGAGGTGGCCATCAAGGAGCCGCTGGTGGACGTGGTGGACCCCAAACAGCTTGTCAGCAGTGCCTGCCTCATCAAG GAGGTGGACATCTACACGGTGAAGATAGACGACCTGTCTTTCGCCTCGCCGTTCTGTCTGCAGGTGAAGAGGAACGACTACGTCCACGCCCTGGTCACCTACTTCAACATTGAGTTCACTCGCTGCCACAAGAGGACTGGCTTCTCCACTA GTCCCGAGTCTCCCTACACTCACTGGAAGCAGACGGTCTTCTATCTTGATGACTACCTGACCGTTAAGACTGGCGAGGAGATCTTTGGCACAATCAACATGAAACCAAACAGCAAGAACAAT AGGGACCTTGACTTCAACGTAGAGATCGACTTCAAGGGACAGCTGTGTGAGGTGTCCAAGACTTCAGAGTACAGAATGCGCTAg
- the prmt1 gene encoding protein arginine N-methyltransferase 1 isoform X1, with translation MGGASWNPIQSQIGIRVSGWGLCRAPFNSPHAGLSLAHRTEMAETTDRMEVSQGEAEGSAEKPAVKPAAEDMTSKDYYFDSYAHFGIHEEMLKDEVRTLTYRNSMFHNKHLFKDKVVLDVGSGTGILCMFAAKAGAKQVIGIECSSISDYATKIVKANKLDHIVTIIKGKVEEVELPVEKVDIIISEWMGYCLFYESMLNTVIYARDKWLTPDGMIFPDRATLYVTAIEDRQYKDYKIHWWENVYGFDMSCIKEVAIKEPLVDVVDPKQLVSSACLIKEVDIYTVKIDDLSFASPFCLQVKRNDYVHALVTYFNIEFTRCHKRTGFSTSPESPYTHWKQTVFYLDDYLTVKTGEEIFGTINMKPNSKNNRDLDFNVEIDFKGQLCEVSKTSEYRMR, from the exons ATGGGTGGGGCGTCATGGAATCCAATCCAATCGCAAATCGGAATTCGCGTTAGTGGGTGGGGCTTGTGTAGGGCGCCTTTCAACAGTCCGCACGCTGGTCTCAGCCTTGCACACAGGACCGAAATGGCGGAGACGACTGACAGAATGGAG GTTTCtcagggggaggcggagggctCGGCAGAGAAGCCGGCAGTTAAGCCGGCAGCTGAAGATATGACTTCAAAGGATTACTACTTTGATTCCTATGCCCACTTTGGTATCCACGAG GAAATGCTGAAGGACGAGGTGCGCACTCTCACCTACCGCAACTCAATGTTCCACAACAAGCACCTCTTCAAGGACAAGGTGGTGCTGGATGTGGGCAGTGGTACTGGCATCCTTTGTATGTTTGCTGCCAAGGCTGGAGCCAAGCAAGTCATTGGG ATTGAGTGCAGTAGCATTTCTGACTATGCCACGAAGATCGTCAAGGCTAACAAGCTTGACCACA TCGTGACGATCATCAaagggaaggtggaggaggtggaactTCCAGTAGAGAAGGTCGACATCATCATCTCAGAGTGGATGGGCTACTGCCTCTTCTATGAGTCTATGCTGAACACCGTCATCTATGCCAGAGACAAGTGGCTG ACACCAGACGGCATGATCTTCCCCGACCGGGCCACTCTCTACGTCACCGCCATCGAAGACAGGCAGTATAAGGACTACAAAATCCACT GGTGGGAGAACGTGTACGGATTCGATATGTCGTGCATCAAAGAGGTGGCCATCAAGGAGCCGCTGGTGGACGTGGTGGACCCCAAACAGCTTGTCAGCAGTGCCTGCCTCATCAAG GAGGTGGACATCTACACGGTGAAGATAGACGACCTGTCTTTCGCCTCGCCGTTCTGTCTGCAGGTGAAGAGGAACGACTACGTCCACGCCCTGGTCACCTACTTCAACATTGAGTTCACTCGCTGCCACAAGAGGACTGGCTTCTCCACTA GTCCCGAGTCTCCCTACACTCACTGGAAGCAGACGGTCTTCTATCTTGATGACTACCTGACCGTTAAGACTGGCGAGGAGATCTTTGGCACAATCAACATGAAACCAAACAGCAAGAACAAT AGGGACCTTGACTTCAACGTAGAGATCGACTTCAAGGGACAGCTGTGTGAGGTGTCCAAGACTTCAGAGTACAGAATGCGCTAg